GCGAAAGCGATGATCGGCCCCAACTGGGCCAGGAGTAGCTGGCGGGAAAAGTCCACGGTGCGCTTGAGCTTTGCGCGGATTTGTCCGAGCCGTTACCGCGTTGCAGGATAACTTCGTGGGGACTTTTAGAAATGAGTTCTTGGGCTGCAGGACTTCCCTTAGGAGCAATCTGGCTTCAGTCTCCGCACCACCGCGTAcaaactaaacacacacacacgttcctcTGCTGGCCACTGAAGGCAGCGAAATGGGGCTGGGTCAGTACAGAGCTCCTCCTGGCTAATTTGGGGacattctctgctctgcagctaAAAGAGGCTGCAGCTGAGTTCTCGTTCGTTGGATGCACTTCAGTTTCAGAAgaaagagtccatctagtttcATTACGAAGTTTTCAAGATCCTAAGAGAGGGGagagatataagaacataagaaagagcctgctggatcagaccagagtccatctagtccagcactctgctactcgcagtggcccaccaggtgcctttgggagctcatgtgcaggaggtgaaagcaatggcctgctgctgctgctgctcccgagcacctggtctgctaaggcatttgcaatctgagatcaaggaggatcaagattggtagccatagatcgacttctccataaatctgtccaagccctttttaaagctatccaggttagtggccatcaccacctcctgtggcagcatattccaaacaccaagaagtgtttcctttgattagtcctaattcttccccccagcattttcaatgaatgcctcctggttctagtattgtgagaaagagagaacaatgtctctctgtcgacattttctaccccatgcataattttatagacttcaatcatatcccccctcagacgtctcctctccaaacgaaagagtcccaaacgctgcagcctctccttataaggaaggtgctccagtccctcaatcatccttgttgcccttctctgcacactctctctcttggagtatccttttttttgagatgtgtgggCCAGAGACTGGACACTTGGGACTCCCAAGTCCAGTGCCTGCAATCTTTATATAAGGGGAGGacaatctttgaagttttattatcaactcctttcctaattatccccagcatagagtttgcctttttcagatGGTGAAATTGAGCAAACGGAGAGGGCTCGGAAGAGGCGCTAAATGGAATCGCTGATTTGGCTCTGCTGCTGTTCAGGGCAATAAGCAAGCTGTCGAGTCAGGTCATTTATATCACttttacagttcccaggagaagcGGCCCCTGGGAACTTTGGGGACACTGGCTGGTCATAAAAGTGAATAACCAAACAGGAAAGAGGTCTTCacactggggagtgggggggaaggagagggagagagagggagagagagggagggagggagggagagggggagagggggagggagagagagggggagggagggagagggagagaggggggagggggggagggagggagagagagagagacctcaaAACAGAGGGCAGCCCCCCACAATATGACTTCCCCCATAACCCATGCAGGAGAACAGGGTGGTGGAATGGATAGCCCCACAGCAGGTGAAGGAGTACAGCCCTGAATGCCTTTACATAAAAAGCACTCCAGGGAGAAAGCCTCCGACCCCACACAAAGCTGccgatcattggtccatcaacgTTGAAGAATACGTGGCtatttggggaagggacctcactgggattaatgcagaggtgggatccagcaggttctcaccggttcccgagagcgggttactaattatttgtgtgtgccgagaggggattaccaattgggtccgctttcccgtctccacgccctctcctccccgagaggcatccggcctttgaacgtgaaggttccatattgcaattgcgactaataatgtaactccctgaactgggtgaatccctttcaggtactgcaattcatggattctcagccttttgtaccttttatctcagcagtctctatcaaagagcctgtgtgtttcaccattgctgtgctcagatttgtgagttggggcattttctataatgtgatgatgatttagaaatgacctggggcaaaaaaaaaattggggggtcatggtggggtggctgcccatgcggggtgggcgggcatccaactcaggttttgcccagggctcaggtttgcctaggtacgcctctgcccccttcgctgaggggggggggctggcgagggaacctgttactaaaatttttggatcccaccactggattaatgTCACAACGTCCACCCTCCAGAGAAGGCATttactccaggggaacagatAATGAAGGTTAGGGtcgtctgctcagactggcagcggccCTCCAGAGCTACAGCCAGAGAGGCCTTTCGCATCacctactgcagtgatggcgaacctttttgagaccgagtgcccaaattgcaaaccaaaccccacttatttatcacaaagcgccaacctggtaatttaacctgaatgctgaggttttagtttagaaaaaaacggttggctccctctccttccgccccacccgctcgagcaggggccggcctgctctagcctccagcaaatcccgcgcgcatcgctctgtgcctctctagcatctctgcctcctctgcgccacccCCTGCCCAAAcaggcagcaaccacctggagcacaggtaccaggcccgccagttgagtcctccctgctcactgtggtgtgcgcacgtcgtgctcaatggcccaggccaacctagatgagtattcattcattcattcattcattcattcattcattcattcattcattcattcattcattcattcattcattcagcttacaggccgcctcatccccgaagggctcgaggtggctcacaacatggctgttctaacgaacagcaaatcaacaacataaaaacttaaatcccttaaaacctatgcagcaataaattaaaacagaagaagaagaagagtttggatttagattccccctttctctcctgcaggagactcaaaggggctgacaatctccttgcccttcacccctcacaacaaacaccctgtgaggtaggtggggctgagagagctccgagaagctgtgactagcccaaggtcccccagctggcgtgtgtgggagtgcccaggctagtctgaattccccagagaagcctccacagctcaggcggcagagctgggaatcaaacccggttcctccagattagatacacgagctcttaacctcctacgccactgctgctcctacagcagAAGTATGTTAAGACAAAATTGTTgaaaacaggcgcccgaaccaaggccagggaagggaggaaatagGTAGGGCCCGCGATGTTATCGGTGGGtcaggcccaaccagaataaagaagatggagacaggcagcctcatattcgggctggtgtgtgtgtgtgtgtgtgtgtgtgagagtgattttctggccccctcccccatgacgaactctgtgtgtgtgtgcccgccGAGAggtctccgagtgccacctctggcacccatgacgtaggttcgccatcactgacctactgcctgatcctttcaattggagatgctggggcttgaaccggggaccttctgaatgcttggctactgagccacaacccctctctCTGTGCCCATTGCGCTGCTGCTCTATTTGCAGAGAGTTTCGCACAAGGGACCGCTGCTAACTAACTGGGGATCTCCACCTGCAGCCCGAGGGCACATTTTGTTCTACCACCCTGCTCCCAACTCCTGCCCGCGTTGTAGAGATGCTGCCGTCGACCCCGTGCAATGTCAGAGAGGGCCCCCGGAGTGACAAGCCGCCCCGAAGAGCGCTCCTAACACTCACCAGGTCTGACATTTGCCTGACCAAGCCCTCTTCCTGCCGAGACAGGGCTGCCATCTCGTCCAGCTGTTCCTGACGGATCTGGATCGCAGCTTGCCTGTTGGGGACATAAACACACACGCCCTTATTAGCGGGACTCCCTCGGCTCTGCTCGCTGTAACCGGTTTTCGCAATCCTGAGCTCTCAGATTTGCCAGCAGAGGACAAccacccccctccgccccccgcacacacacacacaccttccaagAGCTTTCCACCCTGCCTGAAGCACATTTTTctggccgaggggggggggagaaaggaggaaaataatAATTCTGAGCATTTACGTGGGGCTTTGGGCCAACCCACACAGAGTCCTCTttctcctcagcagtggcgtaggaggttaagagctcgtgtatctaatctggaggaactgggtttgattcccagctctgccgtctgagctgtggaggcttatctggggaattcagattagcctgtacactcccacacacgccagctgggtgaccttgggctagtcacagcttctcggagctctctcagccccacccgcctcacagggtgtttgttgtgagggggggagggcaaggagattgtcagtccctttgagtctcctgcaggagagaaaggggggatagaaatccaaactcttctactcttcttcttcttcttcttgaattacaGCACCCAGAACTGGAtgtagtattccaggtgagatttgaccaatgcagaataaagaggtactattacatccctcagtctagatcagtgatggcgaaccttttcaagaccgagtgcccaaactgcaacccaaaacccacttatttatcgcaaagtgccaacatggcaatttaacctgaatactgaggttttagtttagaaaaaacagttggctccgaggcgtgcgttactcgggagtaagtttggtggtagttggtggctttgctttgaagcaactgtgcagctcttccaacggatgaatcacgaccctaggagggtttactcagaagcaagccccattgccaccaaccaagcttcctcccaggtaaaggatcatgctttagttcttcgcatagaatagaatagaatagaatctttattggccaagtgtgattggacacacaaggaatttgtctccggtgcatatgctctcagtgtacataaaagaaaaatgaaaatcagtggggtttaacagcacttgacagggttacctacactgcttccccaaaactaggtcttaggtttaatgctaataattgagcccagtggcccaggccagctaagatgtgtgtggggggagggggggggcgactctgtttgtgtgtgcccacagagagggctctgagtgccgcctctggcacccgtgccataggttcgccaccactggtctagatgctATATGTCTGTAGATCTATACCCCTATTGACGCAGCCCACTATACTCTTATTTATGCACTTATGTTTTGGACATTTGTTGTTAGAGAATCACTGCAACATAAGACCAGAGAGTCTATTTGCAAGttgctcccaaagggggtgccccatcccccattgtttccaatgggagctaataggagatgggggctacagttttgagggtccataactttggcccccctggaccaaactgcaccaaacttggggagtagcataaggacagtctcctgatgatatactgaaattttggtgccgctagcctaaaaactgcaccccctgcaggccaaaaatggacatccactaaaaataccccaaaacgaaccctgcattttgatgccccccacaaagtgatgccctgggcagctgcccaccttgcccaatgggcattacgcccctgacccGGACCCACCTGGTGGTCTAATGCTTCCCCACACCAATACAGCTGACACACACTGTGAGGATCTACCACCCTTTGATAACATTTGAGATCCAGAGAATTCACCTGCCCAACGCTTCCTTACTCCCAAGTGAGCTTTTGCAATCGTCATCCGGGGAGCTCCAGGGAGACCCGACGTTCGACCCGGAACCCTGTTTGGCAGCATCGGAAGATTTCCGAACGGACGCTTGTGGAGCACTTTGCTTCTTTGGGGGCCTCGTTTCCTCGCTGGGAAACACCAGCTTGACCTGCTCTTGAGAACAACCAAGCTCCGGCTTCTGGACTTCCAAGCTGAGCTGTAGCGGGAGACTTTGGCCGGAGGGTCCCTGGTTCTCGGCTGCTCTCGAGACGAACGCCTTCTCTGGGAGACCAGGGTGCTTCGGTGGCACCAGAGACTCGGAGCAACCTTTCTCCCCTGAGTGGAATGGCTCCGGACTGCTCGACAAGGCGATTGCGTCAGCGGACACCTCCCCAGCTTGCAGACTGCCAAGGGGCAAAGGGCCGTCCTTCCCTTTCCACGGGGAGAGAATCTCTGCCAGGCCGGTGCTGCCCACGGAGAAGCTGCACGAACAATCACGAAGCTCACCCACGGACGATACGTCTCCCAAGGACGCAGGAGGCTTTGGACTGCGATGAGGCTGTGGAAGCCATTGGGGCTTGCCCTGCGGAGGAAGAGGCTGGACAGCTCGTCTTCCCCAGGGGTCAGTTTCGtgcagggggggcagaggagcagctttcttcccaagggaCAGCCTGGCGTTCTCGTCCACTCGTGTTCTGGGGCTTGAGGggcctttcccctctctctcctcctccagccGAGTCTTTCCCGGCTGCTGGTCTAGAGCGTCTTTCTCGACCACATCTGCTCGCTCAGCGTCAAGGAGCTGCCCCGTCAACGGAGCCCTCGTTCCCGCCACAAAGTCCAGTGAAAACGCCAGAGATCCAGAGAGGTTGCTCGCTTTTGGGAGCTGCTTTTCTGAATTTACTGGACAGCCTTTGACTGAGCCTTCCCTCCGGCCGGGGGCAAGACAACTTGCGGATCCCGACGCATGGGCGAAAGGCAAGATCTGGGTTGCTTTCTCTGAACCAGAGAAGCTGTCTTCGGGACACCCTAGATCACAGTGGACGCAGCGGAGCAGGCTTCGCCCCGCAAGAGGATCTTCGGCGCTGCTCCTGCTGCCCTCGACACCGTCTCCTTGCAAGCAATAAGGTTTCTCGGCTGTGTCGTTCTGTGGAGGGAAATCGAACATCGAGGCTTCTCCCGTGCTCCAGTCGGATTGGCTCCGAGCGCTTTGCTCGCTGCCGACGGCCTCCTCCGTCCTTGGGGAGGCCCCCTCTTTACTCTCAAGATCAGGGAGTTCGAAAaacagctcctgccccagctGGACTTCTTGCCCATCAGCCTCACGTTCCCTGCGGTGGAGGAAAAACGAAAGCTGGCTGCCTTCCCTGCCCCCGTCAGCTTCGGGCTTCCTCTGGCTCGGCCCGGGGGAGAAGGAATCTTCGCTAAAATCGCTGTCGTCCAAGTCCTCGAGCTGCATCGTCTCGTCCGAACcctggaggggagaggggggacgCCCGGGGGCCTCGGGCTGCACCCGGACCTCCTGCGGCTTGTACTGGGCCAGGAACCTCTCCAGCGGCTGGTAGTTCAGCTTCTCCTGCAGAATGGGGGGCTGTTGGAACTGCTGGTGGTAGAAGCGGAGGTGCCGCTCGCGGTCTTTCTGCTGCGACGGGAGCCTCATCCACGCCTCGGCGCACTGCTCGGCGAACCCTCTCCCGCTGTTCAGGACACGGGCCGAAGGAGAGCGGGCCTCCCCCAGGGGAAAGTCGGCCCTGGAAATCAGCTGCTTGCGTACCAGTTGGACTTTCCGACTCCTGACCCGCTCCCTGTCTCCTTGGCCGCCTTCCTTCGTGGTCTTGGGGGCGGGAGCCGCACAGCATACCTGGTCCTGACCAAGGTGGCTGTTCTCCGACAATGGCGCTAAGTCCTCCATCGTCTtct
The DNA window shown above is from Sphaerodactylus townsendi isolate TG3544 linkage group LG07, MPM_Stown_v2.3, whole genome shotgun sequence and carries:
- the KIF24 gene encoding kinesin-like protein KIF24 → MFLIQGTDALLKLRWKRDDRIEEMDYGTCSEPLRYAGRVKELKKGMRCCLPVANRRQTTGSLSPKRFQSALTVQAGERSSPKKVKLGLQSPSRKAARTKASPLLFHPANSPYSSTPKGAARKGHRVTAWLGHPSPLKGASKKTMEDLAPLSENSHLGQDQVCCAAPAPKTTKEGGQGDRERVRSRKVQLVRKQLISRADFPLGEARSPSARVLNSGRGFAEQCAEAWMRLPSQQKDRERHLRFYHQQFQQPPILQEKLNYQPLERFLAQYKPQEVRVQPEAPGRPPSPLQGSDETMQLEDLDDSDFSEDSFSPGPSQRKPEADGGREGSQLSFFLHRREREADGQEVQLGQELFFELPDLESKEGASPRTEEAVGSEQSARSQSDWSTGEASMFDFPPQNDTAEKPYCLQGDGVEGSRSSAEDPLAGRSLLRCVHCDLGCPEDSFSGSEKATQILPFAHASGSASCLAPGRREGSVKGCPVNSEKQLPKASNLSGSLAFSLDFVAGTRAPLTGQLLDAERADVVEKDALDQQPGKTRLEEEREGKGPSSPRTRVDENARLSLGKKAAPLPPLHETDPWGRRAVQPLPPQGKPQWLPQPHRSPKPPASLGDVSSVGELRDCSCSFSVGSTGLAEILSPWKGKDGPLPLGSLQAGEVSADAIALSSSPEPFHSGEKGCSESLVPPKHPGLPEKAFVSRAAENQGPSGQSLPLQLSLEVQKPELGCSQEQVKLVFPSEETRPPKKQSAPQASVRKSSDAAKQGSGSNVGSPWSSPDDDCKSSLGSKEALGRQAAIQIRQEQLDEMAALSRQEEGLVRQMSDLDLENFVMKLDGLFLLKLKCIQRTRTQLQPLLAAEQRMSPN